From the Cohaesibacter sp. ES.047 genome, the window GACAACAAATATCTGATCATCCTTTTCATCAACATTCTGCTGCTCTTCATCGGCATGTTCATGGAGACGATCGCTGCGCTCATTATCCTGTTTGTGCCCTTGCTGTCACTGGCTCAGGCTGTCGGGATCGAGCCCTTGCACTTTGCGACCTTCGCAGTGCTCAACCTTATGATCGGACTGACCACACCCCCGATTGGCGTTTGCCTGTTTGTCTGTTCCAACATCGCAAAACTGCCGCTCGGACAAGTGGTCCGCGCCATCATTCCATTCCTTGTAACGAATATCATGGTCCTCTTGGCAGTATCCTATATCCCCGGAATTGCCACCTGGCTGCCATCTTTGCTGGAGAATTAAGCAATGTCCATCCAAGCCAAAGTTTGTCGCCTTCTAAGCACTGAAGAAATTCGCATCGACACAGTCGATGTGGAACAACCCAAAGCCGGCGAAGTCTTGATCGCACTCGGTCACGGCGGGATCTGTGGCTCCGACCTGCATTATTATAAGGATGGTGGCTTTGGCGCGATCCGGGTGCGCGAACCGATCATTCTGGGTCACGAAGCCGCAGGCACCGTGATGGCGGTCGGTGAGGGCTGTTCGACGCTTTCGAAAGGCGATGTTGTCTCCATCAACCCAAGCCAGCCTTGCGGCCAATGCAAATTCTGTAAGGAAGGCAAATATTCCCATTGCCTCAACATGGAGTTCATGGGCTCGGCATTGCGCTTCCCCCATTGTCAGGGGCTTTTCCGGCAACAACTGGTCGTCCCGGAAAAACAATGTCATCGTTTTTCGAAGAACAAGGACACCCGCTTCGCTGCTTGTAGCGAACCCTTGGCAGTCTGCCTGCATGCGATCAGTCGGGCTGGAGATCTGAAGGGCAAGAAAGTTCTGGTGACCGGTGCCGGTCCAATCGGCCTTCTCTGTGCTCTTGTTGCCAGCGCCGCAGAGCCTGCTGAGCTGGTGGTAACGGATCTTGAGGATCATGCTCTCGATGTCGCGACCAAGATCGGAGCAACGGAGGTTATCAATATCGGCAGCAATCCTGAGCGCCTTGCCCACTATGCCAATGACAAGGGGACGTTTGATGTTGCCTTCGAATGCTCGGCGGCGCCCTCGGCGATACGGTCTGCGATCGAAACCGTCAGGCCTCTTGGAACAATCGTGCAGGTGGGCGTCAGCGGCGACAGGCCGATCCCCATCAACACATTGGTCGGCAAGGAAATCAACTTTATCGGGACGCATCGCTTCTATAAGGAATTTGCTGAGGCAGTTGAGCTGATCGATAACGGCGTGCTGGATCTTTCTCCTGTTATCACGCACGTCTTCCCTCTCTCGAGTGCCAAGGACGCGTTTGATCTTGCTGGAGATCGATCGCAGACGTTGAAAGTTCTGATTTCCTTTGCGGATGAACAAGCCGGCGATCAACAGCCTGCCGGGTGAGGGGACTTTCGCGGACTTTTGCTGCGCTCACGCAAAGAAGAACCGCATGCTGAGGGCTCAAGGCGCCTTTTCAACACTTGCTTGCATGCTGTCTGTGGTCGCCTGAACAGGCTTCTGATAGCGTAATTTTCTTTCGTGCAAGCAGAAGGTCCCGGGAATGAAGTCTTCAGCGCCTACCTCATCCGACCTGCAATCTCGCCTTGAAGGCTTCCTGGTCGCTACGCATGACCAGTTGCCTGCTTTGGCGATTGAGACCGGTGATGCCATTGGCGAGGAATGGCTCCGGGGAACTTTCCCATGGACGGCAAAACCTCTGGCGGTGCTGCATCCAGAGAATGCGGATAGTGTGCCCACACTTCTGAAGCTTGCCGCCGATGCGCAATTACCGGTCCACCCGATCGCCAGAGGGCGCAATTGGGGGCTTGGATCGCGGTTGCCAACTTGCGATGGGCTGGTGCTGGATCTGTCTGCTCTTGATCGGATTCTCGAACTTGATATGAGCAACGGAACGGTGCGGGTTGAGCCCGGGGTCACCTTTACCGCCTTGCAGCAAAGGCTCAAGCAAGAAGGACTTGCCTATCATCTGCCCGCATTTGGTGGGCCTGTTGATGCCAGCGTTTTGGCCAATGCGCTTGAACGGGGGGAGGGCATCGGTGCCTATGGTGACCGATTTGGCTTGATGTGGGATTTTGATGTTGCTCTGACGACTGGCGAAAGACTGCGCACAGGACACTCCCGGACCGGATCGCAACGTACCGCTGAAATCCATGCACGCCCTGCCGGACCTTTGATCGAAGGCCTTTTCAGTCAGTCCAACTTTGGCATTGTCCTGTCTGCCACGATGGAGCTGCAGCCCACTTTGCCGTATGCGGCCGCCATGATGGCCGAGATCGGTCCCAACGAGGCATTGCAGACCGCTGTGCCGGTGCTGCGCCGATTGATTACGTCGGGGATGATCGCACCCCAGTCGCTTGTTTTATGGGACAGTTCCAAACGGGCATCGTCGCTGGTTGGCCGGTTTGCTGAAGATGCCGATGCGCTGTTGTCCGGCCCCAAACAATGGGGGGCATCTGTTCTGGTCTTTGCGCCGCATCCGGACCTGATGAAATGGACGGAAAAAGTGGTCTGGTCCGAATTGTCCGGCGTCTCCAGCGACGTGCATGTGCAAAGTGATCGCGACGAAACCGGAAAACGTCAGGAAACGATCATGACGGGTTTTTCCGATGGCAACAATGTCATGAGCGGCTATTGGG encodes:
- a CDS encoding L-idonate 5-dehydrogenase produces the protein MQAKVCRLLSTEEIRIDTVDVEQPKAGEVLIALGHGGICGSDLHYYKDGGFGAIRVREPIILGHEAAGTVMAVGEGCSTLSKGDVVSINPSQPCGQCKFCKEGKYSHCLNMEFMGSALRFPHCQGLFRQQLVVPEKQCHRFSKNKDTRFAACSEPLAVCLHAISRAGDLKGKKVLVTGAGPIGLLCALVASAAEPAELVVTDLEDHALDVATKIGATEVINIGSNPERLAHYANDKGTFDVAFECSAAPSAIRSAIETVRPLGTIVQVGVSGDRPIPINTLVGKEINFIGTHRFYKEFAEAVELIDNGVLDLSPVITHVFPLSSAKDAFDLAGDRSQTLKVLISFADEQAGDQQPAG
- a CDS encoding FAD-binding oxidoreductase, whose amino-acid sequence is MKSSAPTSSDLQSRLEGFLVATHDQLPALAIETGDAIGEEWLRGTFPWTAKPLAVLHPENADSVPTLLKLAADAQLPVHPIARGRNWGLGSRLPTCDGLVLDLSALDRILELDMSNGTVRVEPGVTFTALQQRLKQEGLAYHLPAFGGPVDASVLANALERGEGIGAYGDRFGLMWDFDVALTTGERLRTGHSRTGSQRTAEIHARPAGPLIEGLFSQSNFGIVLSATMELQPTLPYAAAMMAEIGPNEALQTAVPVLRRLITSGMIAPQSLVLWDSSKRASSLVGRFAEDADALLSGPKQWGASVLVFAPHPDLMKWTEKVVWSELSGVSSDVHVQSDRDETGKRQETIMTGFSDGNNVMSGYWGKKKRPERPGNLDLDHCGFVWRCPVIPFEAEAIARLDQILSDASQSEKIFAALGMQAISSRALHCFVSLAWDRDEAGADEEAMESYEQISKCLADEGFSPYRLGLLDAANLSDADEAWSAVSSRLKDALDPAGILSPGRIGTR